The DNA sequence CTTGGCTCAAATGAGAAAGCAGACATGAACTCCACAGCTTCACCATTAATAAAGCACTTGGGCAATTCTACCCAAGCATTGGTCCTCAAATCACACAGAATGTAGCTGAAGAACCCAGCAGAATTTAAGCAGATAAATATCTGGTCACCAGCTCCAACACAGTTTATGTCCACCTTCTTCCCATAGAACTCGTGAGACATTGCTGGAGGCATCGCTGCAATCTGCTGCCAGGATCGAGTAACCCCATCGAACCTCCAGACTCTGAGGCTTGCACTTCCAAAGAATTCTGACAGCAAAACCACAAGCATTTCTCCTCCACATTCCACCACATCAATGGAGTATTCATAAAAGACTGGCAATAGCCTAGGGTACTCAGAGAAGCACTTGTGGGTCAGATTGCAAGCTACAATCGTTCCGAATGAGCTAAGGAAATAAGCAATTTCCTCTCCATCTTTAACAGTCATAATTGATGAATACTGCTTAAATGGACTTCTTTGCATATCTGTTGCCACAACATTTCCGGATTTGCTAAGGAAATAGACAGCATTATCATCATTTGATTCAAATTCCTGAGTCTCATCAGCCTTTCTTTTCAATAAAATCTCCTCATCCCAACAATTGGTACTTGAATTATAGATTTTGCACGATAATGTTGGTAGTTCACCAGAGACCAAAACAAGTTTGTAAGACTGCTGGGGCTTACAACATTTGCTCATAGCAATGACATGGAGAGATTGATTTTCTGTAGCATGATTGAGTGGAGAGAGTTCGCGGCAGGATCCTGTCACAGGATTGCATACAATTAAACAACCTGAGTCATTGCTGAAGCAGACTAAGCCACCAGAAGCTGCCACAGGCATGGAGTTAGAGTTAGAACTTTGCTGGAGGAGAGGAGGGTGATTGATTTTCTTCCAACTTCTTTCAGCAGAGTCAAAGATGGTCCATTTGCGAAGGTGGGGATCGACCATAAAAAACCATGGGTCTCTAGAAGGAATCTGAGAGCAGGCAAACTTGAAACTTGCAGAATCTGCTACTGATTTCCATCTCTTGCACACTGATCGGAGCCGAAAAAATGTGGAGGTTGGAAGCCAGGAAAGAACTCTTTCAAGAAGGTCTTGATTGAGCTCATCCATGGAGAAGCTAAGCATGccctcatcttcttcttcttcttcttgcaactTCCTTTTCCGACTTGGAAGTGAAGACCGGGAATCATGGTGCTCCATGGATTAGAGCTTGAAAATACCAACTGTATAAAGAAACAAGGAGTTGTTAGAGAGTTCAGTACCAGAAATCAGAAAGAAAGGATTTAAAAGGGACAATAGCTGAATAGCAAACTCTCTATTCACAAAAAAAACTCACCAATgagtaaaaattataaagaaatccCTTAAAATCCTCCACTTGTATGTCAAAGATAATCTTATAACGTAAGAAAAATTTGAGAAAGAAAGCTTacaaattatcttttttttttttaaacaaaatttcTCTAATCAAGAAAAATCTAGGATAAGAAATatcagaaagaaagaaaaaattaaaagacaAATTCTTCAAAGATAGTAATAAAAAGCAGGCATGTTTCCGAAGACACACAAGAGGCTGCTTagaaaacaaaaatgaaaaggaaaagaaaaggcaGAGTAAAGAACCAAAAGGGATGAAGAAATGAACTTTTTTTTTGGAAGAGAAGGCACAAGGAAATTGGCTTCAActacaaaaaagaaaagggagaaAACAACATCTTTAGCGAATGAGGACATTGTTCACCTAGATTCTTATTCTTGTGCAGATTCTATTCTATCAAGTAGAAACAAGCATGAAGCAGCTAAATTATGTAAATGTAGCAAAAAttttggaagaaaaaaaaaaaagaaagacaaATCTTTCACCAATAGCAGCAAAAAGAAGAATGCAGAATTATATGAATTTTGCCCAAAAGAAGCATCAACAACCCATTACAACTGAGATGGAGATAATAAAAACAGAAGTAGGAACCCACATTGAAAAAGAAGAATGACAAAGGGAAAGAtcaacaaaaactcacctgGTGAGAAACGAAACAAAACCAAGCAGCAAGCTCAGTAGTGGAGTGGTGGGTCTTCTCTTCTATCTCTGGGAATTTAAAGAGAAGGGACAGCGACAAATCCAACAAAAGGAGCAAAAGCAGAGCAGAGCTAAGCAGGGAAAGGGGAGTAGGAAGCTTCCTGCGTTAGCTAAGCTCTCTCCTTAGAATTAGTTGCTTTGGGTTTTGTAGCCTTGTTCAATAAAATTCTGAATTCATTAAACTTTTTCTCTTATATTTCCTATCTTTTgcaataaaataactaaatcatcttatttatttcttttatcttctttttatttatataaaagataaaacaaaagaagtttttatattttaatttattgctttttgattttttttatgaaaagccATTtactctttaaattttataattattttatttatttatttattgaatttataatttgtGAAATAACTTAATGCTTAAAATCTAAAAAAGAAAGTGAACTAACCAAACAAACTAGACTATTTGACTCGAAATTACACTAGGCCTATaatgtaattaaatattttatcataatataatgaaattatctgggtttttttagataaaaattacaagaaaaataagaaattggGAGGAGTTTGAGACATGTTTGGAAGGGTTGCACATGTGGGTGCGCACTTTAGCCATCAAAAGAAGGGCAAGACACACGTAAGCCGTAAAAAGAAGACCAAGGCACACGTAAGATATAGGCGTTGATGGAGTAAAAGCAAAGCAAACGAAAGAAGCTGCATGCTGACCTTTGccaaaaacttttacataaataaataaataaaaaagatttttttttttgaaaaaaaaaaggaagaaagcaATTCGCCTTCACTGCATCTCTCTATTTTTCGTTTCCCTCGTTGAGGAATCTCTCACCCTCTCTCTGCCTGCCGTTGGCTTTTGTGTCCAAAAGTCAACCAAACGATTCAAACTGATTGTTATTTTCGGAAATATGCTCTTGATTGGTTCCCAATTAACATATCATTATGACATGGATaaggaaattaataaaaatataaaattcattaatactaaattttttttaaatttaagagattttgaattgagaatgtaattaaaattaattatcattaaattGGAAGCAGTTTAGTTTTTTTCATCGCTTTAAACATACTGTTAAGAAGTCCAAACTTAGGCCGATTCTTCAAAATCCATTATGGCCTCAAAAATAAAAGTTCACAATGCCAAACatagaaaataaagaataaagctTCACCATATAATTTATTTCTCCCATATGCATAGCTTCTTGAGAGTAGAAGGCAAGCTCAACCAAATCAAACTCAAATCTTCATGAAAGCcagattaaaaagttaaatagataaaaatttctttgaggaataaattcaaaaaaaaaacattcgaatataaatctaattaaacttttatatatttatttaaaagataaataaattcaatttaaaatttaaattaattaaatttttgtaccgttatttaagagttaaataagtttttatttaatataatattatttttgtaattttaaaaattatttattatatctatatatttttaaaattttttataataattaaaatactatatttttatgttataaattataaaaaacaataatttattattaaaaaattaatattatattaaattagaatccatttaacttttcataaaaatataaaaatttgattaatttaaaatttaaaatatgtaactcttaaataaaattatagctACTTAATTAGACTTATTTACAAAAAAATTCTTATCGAACCGTTAATCAGTAATCACGACTTCTTTTATCGTGTAGTATTACTTCGGAGATTTCAATGCCTTCGCATTGTTCACCTTTTCCCGGTCCCACCACCTAGATCGGACCTCCAGTGGGCCCCAATATGGGTTGGATCCGGCTCAAATTAAAGTGGCCCGGGCCGGTCCCGGCCGAGCCTGAATTTGCTAACAGAACCGATTCGCCCCTTCTTCTGGAGCCTTCCAAGTTTGGATTTCGAACTTACGCCACTCCGTCGGCGTTCCCGCATCTTCAGCAATCTTCGAGCAAGAAAGGGAACTACTTATTTGTTGCTTCATCTGCTAAGCATTTAAAGCCCGTCGTTACTGCGAGGGTTTTCTTTTCGGGTCCCGAACCGTGTATGCTTGTTACTGTTACAGTTGACTTATCAAAGGAAGGCATCGTGATTGAACCGGATTCCGGAGAGGCAGCGATAATAAGGAGGacgaggtggtggtggtgatcCGAAGAACGAAGGAGAGGGAGGATTATTGGACGGTAGTGACGGTGAGAAGTAGAAGAAGACGGCATTGTCCATGTCTCAGAATCTGACTCTTGGGTATGCTGCCCTTCTTGGAAGTAAGTCTCGCTTACCATTCTTGTCCTCTTGATTGAAAATCCCAACTTTGGGGAAAAAAATTTCCAGTTTATTCCACCAAAAGTTCCAGTTTTTCTGCTTTCTTCAACAAGCATAAAAATGTCATACATGTGTTTGATTAATGACCTAAGTGAAAG is a window from the Manihot esculenta cultivar AM560-2 chromosome 16, M.esculenta_v8, whole genome shotgun sequence genome containing:
- the LOC110603028 gene encoding F-box only protein 13, translating into MEHHDSRSSLPSRKRKLQEEEEEDEGMLSFSMDELNQDLLERVLSWLPTSTFFRLRSVCKRWKSVADSASFKFACSQIPSRDPWFFMVDPHLRKWTIFDSAERSWKKINHPPLLQQSSNSNSMPVAASGGLVCFSNDSGCLIVCNPVTGSCRELSPLNHATENQSLHVIAMSKCCKPQQSYKLVLVSGELPTLSCKIYNSSTNCWDEEILLKRKADETQEFESNDDNAVYFLSKSGNVVATDMQRSPFKQYSSIMTVKDGEEIAYFLSSFGTIVACNLTHKCFSEYPRLLPVFYEYSIDVVECGGEMLVVLLSEFFGSASLRVWRFDGVTRSWQQIAAMPPAMSHEFYGKKVDINCVGAGDQIFICLNSAGFFSYILCDLRTNAWVELPKCFINGEAVEFMSAFSFEPRIEASV